The Streptomyces sp. NBC_01439 genome contains the following window.
CCGACGTCCAGTCCGGCGTCGCGGGCCAGCTGGTCGCGGGGGCGGACGCCGGCGGAGAAGACGACGAGGTCGGTGTCGACGGTGGAGCCGTCGGAGAGTCGCATTCCGCTGACGTGGCCGTCCGCGCCGGTCACCACCTCCTGGGTGCCGACGCCGGTGTGGACGGTCAGCCCCATGGACTCGATGGTGCGCAGCAGGGCCGCGCCGCCGCCCTCGTCGACCTGTACGGGCATCAGGCGCGGGGCGAACTCGACGATGCGGGTGGCCAGGCCCAGCCCCTGGAGGGCGCCGGCGGCCTCCAGGCCGAGGAGACCGCCGCCGACGACCGCGCCGGAGCTCCTGGTCTTCGCGTACTCCTCGATCGCGAGCAGGTCCTCGATCGTGCGGTAGACGAAGCAGCCGGGGGCGTCCTTGCCCGGGACCGGAGGCACGAAGGGATAGCTGCCGGTGGCCAGCACGAGGACGTCGTACGGGAACACCTGACCGGACCGGGAGGTGACGGTGCGGGCGGCCCGGTCGATGTGCTCGGCGGGGTCGTCGAGGTGGAGGGCGATGCCGTGCTCCGCCATGAACCCGGCGGGCGTCATGGACAGGTCCTCGGCGGTGCTGCCGGAGAAGTACGAGGTCAGGTGCACGCGGTCGTAGGCGGGCCGGGGCTCTTCGCAGAGCACGGTGATCCGGTGCGTGGCGGTGGCCCCGCGCTCGGCGAGTGCCTCGAGGTAACGCTGGCCGACCATGCCGTGCCCGATGAGCACGATCGTGGGCAGGGGCTCGGACATGTCAGTGGCCTCCGTCGTCGGTGAGCAGGTGGAACAGGTCGTGCGGTGGTTCCTCGCCCTCCCAGGTGCGGGCGAGCGCCCCCACGGTGGAGAGCTCGCCGAGCAGGACCCCGCCGACGAGGCGGTCGCCCCGCAGGACGACCTTGCGGTAGGTGCGGCGGGTGGCGTCGGCGAGGCGGACCACGTCGTCGCCGGGCAGGGGGGTGGTCTCGCCGAAGGCGGCGAGATCGAGGGAGCCCTTCGCGCCCGGCAGGGTGAGACGGGTGAGGGCGCGGGTGCCGGTGTAGGGGGTGGGCCGGCCGGTGAGGGTGGCGGCCAAGGCGTCGGCCTGCTCCAGGGCGGGGCCGGCCAGGCCGTACACCTGGCCGGCGTGCTCGGCGCAGTCGCCGATGGCGTGGATGCGGGGGTCGCCGGTACGGAGGTGGTCGTCGACGACGATGCCCTTGCGGACCTCCAGTCCGGCGGCCTGGGCGAGGCCCGTGCGGGGGCGTACGCCGCAGGCCAGCACGACGATGTCGGCTGCCATCCTGTACCCGTCGGCGAGATCGACCCCGGTGACCTTGCGCGGAGTGCCCCCGCCCCGCTGCAGCCCCGGCAGCGGTGCGGACGAGGTCGTAAGCCCGCGGACCCGGCATTCCGTGTGGATCTCGACGCCGAGCGAGGTCAGGTGCGCGTGCAGCAGGGCGGAGGCGTCCGCGTCCAGCTGGCGCTCCATCAGCCGCTCGCCCTGCTGGGCGAGGACCACCTGCGCCCCCCGGGAGGCGAGGGCACGGGCCGCCGAGACGCCCAGCAGGCCCCCGCCGATCACCACCACGCGGACCCCGGGCCGCACGGCCGCCGACAGCGCCAGGCAGTCTTCCATCGTGCGGAAGGCGTGCACCCCGTCCGGGAGGTCCCGCCCCCCGGGTGCGAACAGTCCGCGCAGCGGCGGGAGCACCGCGTTCGAACCGGTGGCCAGCACCAGCGTTTCGTACGGGGCCACCGAGCCGTCGTCACAGTGCACGACCCGCTCCGCACGGTCCACGCGCACCGCCCGCACCCCGCGCCGCAGCGCCGGGCCGGGTGCCGGCAGGGCGGTCACTTCCGGGGCGTACCGGCCCGCGAGGACCTCGGCGAGCAGGACCCGGTTGTACGGCGCGTGGCTCTCCTCGCCGAGGACGGTCACGGCCGCGGCCGGGCCGAGCCGCTGCGCGAGCCGCAGGCCCGCGAGGCCGCCGCCGATCACCACCACACGCTGGTCCGAGGTCATGCCACGAGCGTGCGGGGCCGCTGTTTCCCCACGGCATCGCCTCTGTTACCCGGACGGAACGCCGACCTCAGCGCCCGGGTTAAGGGTCAGTGAGGCCTTCCTCAAGGCGGCCTTAAAGGTCGTCAGGGCCGTCACCTGCGCCCTTAGCGTGATCCGTATGCGGAATGCGGTGGTGCGGGTCAGGGGCGGGATGCTGGGCGGTGCGGGGGTGGTGGTCCTGCTCTGGGCGGCGCAGGTGCGGCCCTCGGCCCGGCCCGACGCACTGTTCGCCACCGCCGCGCACCTGTCCGGTCTGCTCGCCGGGTACGGGGTGCTGGTGCTGGTGTTCCTGATGGCCCGGGTGCCCGCCGTCGAGCACGGGGTCGGCGCCGACCGGCTCGCCCGCTGGCACGCCCTCGGCGGCCGGTACGTCCTGCTGCTCGTCTTCGGGCACGGGCTGTTCGCCCTGCTCGGATACGCCGTGCACGAGGGGATCGACGTGGTCTCCGCCGCCTCGGAGCTGCTCGGCTACCCCGCGCTCGCCGCCGCCGCGGCCGGGACCGTCCTCCTGGCCGCGGTCGGCGTGACCTCCGCCCGGGCGGTACGCCGCCGGGTGCCGCACGAAACCTGGCGCGGGGTGCACCTGCTTGTCCACCTCGCCGTCGTCCTCGCCTTCGGGCACCAGCTGGCCGGGCCCGATCTGGCCGCGGTCGCCTGGTTCTGGGCGCTCGCCCACACCGTGGTCGCCGTCCTGCTGCTCTGGTACCGCGCCGTGGTTCCCGTACGGCAGGCCCTGCGGCACGCGCTGCGGGTCGCGGACGTCCGGGGCGAGGGGCCCGGGGTGGTATCCGTCGTCATCTACGGACAGCACCTCGCGGAACTGCGCGCGGAGCCGGGCCAGTTCCTGCGCTGGCGGTTCCTCCAGCGGGGGCTGTGGCACACCGCCCTGCCGTTCTCGCTGTCCGCGCCCGTCCGCGGGAACGCCCTGCGGATCACCGTGAAGGGGCTCGGCGGCCACTCCCGCCGGGTCCGCCGGCTGCGCCCGGGGACGCGGGTGCTGGCCACCGGGCCGTTCGGCGCGCTCACCGCCGCCCGGCGCACCCGCCCCAAGGTGCTGCTGATCGCGGGCGGGGTCGGGATCACCCCGATGCGGGCCCTGTTCGAGACGCTGCCCGGGGGGCCGGGGGACATCACCCTGCTCTACCGGGCCGGGGGCGAGGAGCACCTCGTGCTGCGGGCCGAGCTGGAGGCCATCGCCGCCGAGCGGCAGGCCGGTCTGCACTACCTGCTCGGGCCGTCCGGCGGGGCCTACGATCCGCTGGCCCCGCAGGCGCTGGCCGCGCTGGTGCCCGACCTGGCCGAGCACGACGTGTACCTGTGCGGGCCGCCGGGGATGGCCGAGGCGACCCGGGCCGCGCTGCTGCGGGCCGGGGTGCCGGCCGGCCGCATCCATGCGGAGTGCTTCAGCTTCTGAGCCGGGCGCCCACGGCCCGCGATCCCCGTGTTCCCCGCGTTCCCCGAGGAGTCACCGCCCCATGCGTCACCCGCTGCACGTCGCCCTGTCCGTACCCGTCGGCGCCGAGGCTCCTGCGGCAGCCGCGGTGGCCGTGGCCCGGCACCGCAAGCCGCGGCGCCCCTCGCCGGTGCGGGCCGCACTGGCCGTGCTGACCTCCGTACCGCCCGCGCAGCGGTTGGCGGCGGGGCTGGGGGCGGTCAGCGTGCTGGCCGCGACCGTGTTGACGGCGGCCGTGGACCCGGCCGCTCCGGTGGCCCCGGACCGGGTCCCGGCCCGGCAAAGCTCAACCTTTGCGCAAGTTTCAGGGAATTGAATGGTCACTGCACCGACAGCTCCATAGGGTCGGTTCGTGCCTGACATATCAACGACGATGATCATCGTCCTGTGCGTGGCCGCGGCTGCGGCCGGCTGGATCGATGCGGTGGTGGGCGGCGGCGGCCTGCTACTCCTGCCCGCGCTCCTCCTCGGCCTGCCGAACGCCCACCCCGCCACCGTCCTCGGTACCAACAAGGCCGTGGCCATCGTCGGCACCGCCGGGGCGGCCGTGACGTACGCCCGCAAGGCCCCGGTCAACGTGAAGCTGGCCGTCCGCATCGGCCTGGCCGCGCTCGCCGGCTCGATGGGCGGCGCGGCGCTCGCGGGCGGCATCAGCAAGGACGCCCTCCGCCCGCTGATCATGGTGGTCCTCGTGATCGTCGCGGGCGTGGTGATCTTCAAGCCGGGCTTCGGCACCGCGCCCTCCGCCGCGCCCGTCAGCCGGCAGCGGGTACTGCTCGCCATCGGGCTCGCGGGCCTGGGCATCGGCTTCTACGACGGCCTCATCGGGCCCGGCACCGGCACCTTCCTGGTGCTCGCGCTCACGGCACTGCTCCACCTCGACCTGGTCACCGCCTCCGCCACCGCCAAGATCGTGAACTGCTGCACCAACGCCGGGGCGCTCGCGATGTTCGCCTACCAGGGCATGGTGCTGTGGCAGCTGGCCGCGCTGATGGCGGTGTTCAACCTGGCCGGCGGCATGATCGGGGCCGGTATGGCGCTCAAGAAGGGCAGCGGCTTCGTCCGCGGCGTGCTGCTGACGGTGGTGGGCGCGCTGGTGCTCAAGCTCGGCTTCGAGCAGTGGGGCTAGGAGCCGCTAGGAACCGTCCCGCCGGCCAGGAACTACCGGGGCCGTACACCTAGTACGTCCCGGTGAGGTGCGCGAAGACCACCACGTTGCCGCGGTAGCCCGTGCGGGGCGAGAAGCCGCCGCCGCAGGTGATCACCCGCAGCTCGGCGCGCGCCGAAGGCCCGTACACGCGGGTGTCGGGGAAGGCCTTGGCGTCGTAGACCTCGACCGCGTGCACCGTGAACACCGCCGTACGGCCGTCCGCGCGCGGGATCTCGATGGCGGCCCCGCGGCGCAGCGCGCCCAGGTGGTAGAAGACCCCCGGCCCGGCGGCGTCGTCCACGTGCCCGGCGATGACGGCGGTGCCGGTGGCGCCCGGGGTGGTGCCGTCGCGGTACCAGCCGGCCAGGTCGCGCCGGTCCGGCGGCGGCACTTCGAGACTGCCGCGCGGATCCAGGCCGAGCCCGGTCAGCGGGGCGTCGACCCGGATGGAGGGGATCCGGATCCGGGCCGGCGGGGAACCGGGGAGCGGGGCGATCCCGGGGCCCACCACGCCGGCGGCGGTCAGTGACTCGGCGGGGGAGGGCAGCGGCGGTCCGACGGGCTCACGCGAACCGCTGGTCACGAGCCAGATGCCGACACAGGCGGCGAGCGCGACGAGTCCGCCGTGGCGGGCGGTGGGGGTGCGGGGGAACCGGTTCCGCGCGCCACCGAAATCGCCACCCATGCGTACCCCCTCGGCTTCCGTTTCGGGGTGACTGGCCGTCGCCCGGCCCCGCGAACGGGGGGACCTCGCGGGGCGGGCGACGGGGGACGGTACCGGTCGGACCGCAGCCGGAGCCGCGGTGGGCGTCCGTCAGCTCCGCGTGCCGCTCGCCCGGCGACGCAGGAGCCAGGTACCGCCGACGGCGGCAGCGGCCAGAACGGCCGCCCCCGCCGCGATCTTGGCGGGGTCGGTGGTGGTGGTCGTGCCACCGCCCACCCCGGTGTTGACGTGGCCCTGCGGGCCGCGCTCGGTGACGATCAGGTTGCCGGTGGCGAACTTGCCGTTCGCGCAGGTCGCGCCGATGGCGTAGGTGCCGCCGCGGGTGCCCCGGGCGATCTGGAACTGGCCCACGACGACCTCCTTGTGGGTGCCGGGGACCAGCTTGAACCGGCCGCCGCCCACCGTGGTGGCATCGCCGTCCGCATGGCTGCCACTGCCGCAGGCGGTGGTGTTCACGGTGACGGTGGCGCCGGGGGCGGCGGACTTGGGCCACACCTCCAGCGGCGCGAAGTCCCCGGGTGCGAAGCCCGCCACGCCGAGGTCCGCGGCGGCGACCGCGCCGGCGACCGGCCCGGTGAACGCGGCGGCGGTCAGCGCGGTCGCGGTCAACAGGTGTGCGGTACGTCGGCGCATGGGGACTCTCCTGGAGACACGGGGTCGTGCTTCCGAGGAAACCCGGCCCGCCCGCCGCGCGCCTGCTGATGCTCCGTCAGGTGTGCCTGTCTGAGGCCCGACCGGGGGTCGTCTTCGCAGCTCAACGCATGTACCGCGGTCATCGGAGGACCCCGCGCCGTCCGGGTGACTCCGGTGGTGCGTACGGTGGTGGGCGCGGGGAGGCCGGGGCGTCCGGCCCGGCCCGCGCACCGTCGCGCCATTGCTGAGGGAGGGCCCCGTGACATCGGTCGAACGGCTACCGGACCCGAGCGATCCGCTCCCGTTCTTCGTCTACGGGACCCTGCGCCCGGGCGAGGTCAACCACGACCTCTTCCTGCGCGGCCGCACGGCCTCGGAGGAGCCGGCCGTCCTCCCGGACGCCGCGCTCTTCGACGGCCCCGGCTATCCGTACGCGGTCCACCGTCCTGGCGCGGCGGTCGTCGGCGAGCTGATCACGGCGGCGCCGGGCGCGTACGGGAAGCTGCTGGCCGCGCTGGACCAGCTGGAGGAGTACGGGGGCCCGGGCCGCCCGGGGAACGTCTACGACCGGATCGCCCGCCCGGCCCTGCGCCCCGACGGCACCACGGTCCGGGCCTGGGTCTACCTGGCGGCCCCGCTGATCGCCCGCGACCTGCGGGAATCGGGCACCGAGATCCCCGGTGGCGACTGGTTCAAGCGCCGGTGACCTGCGGCTACGGCTACAGGCCCTCGGCGCCGCGGTTGCGCAGCCGCTGGCCGTACTGCTGGAGCACCCACAGCTCCTCCTGGACGGCCGCCAGTTGTTCCGGTGGAGCCTGCGGGCCCAGCCGTGACAGCGTGCCCTGGATCTCGTGGACCCGGCGGTCGACGGCGCGCAGCCGCACCTGGACCAGCTGGACCCCCGCGTACATCTCGTCCACCGTCTTCGCGTGGATGGCCTCGACCGCCAGCTCCGTGACGAGCGCGCGCACGGTGTCGTTCGGGGCGGCCTCGCGGACGCGCGCCAGGTAGTCCTCCGTGCCGAGCGAGGCGCCGCCCGCGTCCAGGATCGCCTGGCGCACGGCCGCGTAGGGCGGGGCGGTGAACTCGTCCATCCCGTACGCGTCGAAGGCGGGGGAGACCAGGGCGGGCCGTTGGAGGGCGAGCTTCAGCAGCTCGCGCTCGGTGCGGTGGGCCGGGCTGCGCAGGTTCAGCGCGGGGCCCCCGGCCGGCTGGGCCGGGGGCGCGGGGACGTCCTCGTAGGACGGGCGGCCCCGCTGCGGCTTCCCGCCGGGCCGGCCGCCCTGCGGTCCGTCGCCCTGGCCGCGCTCGCGGGCCCAGCGCGCCAGCTGTGCGACCCGCTTGACCACGAACTGCTCGTCGCGGATGCCCAGCATGCCCGCCAGCTGGACCGCCGACTCGTGCTGGATCGCGATGTTCTTGATGTTGGCGACGACGGGCGCGGCCTCGTCCAGGGCGGCCGCCCGGCCCGCCGGGTTCTCCAGGTTGTGCCGGGCGACGATGTGCCGCAGCGCGAACTCGAACAGCGGCGTACGGGCCTCCACCAGGCCGGCCACGGCCGCGTCGCCCTGCGCGAGGCGCAGGTCGCAGGGGTCCATGCCGCCGGGGGCGATGGTGATCGAGGTCTCCGCGGCGAACTTCTGGTCGTCCTCGAAGGCCCGCAGGGCGGCCTTCTGGCCGGCCGCGTCGCCGTCGAAGGTGAAGATCACCTCGGCGGTGGCGTTGTCCATCAGCAGCCGGCGCAGGATCTTGATGTGGTCCCCGCCGAAGGCGGTGCCGCAGGTCGCGATCGCGGTGGTGACCCCGGCCAGGTGGCAGGCCATCACGTCCGTGTAGCCCTCGACGACCACGGCCCGGGAGGTCTTCGCGATCTCCTTCTTCGCCAGGTCGATGCCGTACAGCACCTGGGACTTCTTGTAGATCGCGGTCTCGGGGGTGTTCAGGTACTTCGGGCCGTTGTCGTCGTCGCGCAGCTTGCGCGCGCCGAAGCCGACCACCTCGCCGCTGATGTCGCGGATCGGCCACATCAGCCGGCCGCGGAAGCGGTCGATCGGCTTGCCGCTGCGGCTGTCCTGGGCGAGCCCGGAGGTGATCAGCTCCTTGTCGGTGAAGCCCTTGCCGCGCAGGAAGCGGGTCAGGTGGTCCCACCCGGCCGGGCTGTAGCCCACGCTGAAGTGCGCGGCCGCGGCCTGGTCGAAGCCGCGCTCCGCCAGGAACTTGCGGCCGATCTCGGCCTCGGGGCCGCCCAGCTGCTCGACGTAGAACTGGGCGGCGGCCTTGTGCGCCTCGACCAACCGGATGCGGTCGCCGCGGCCGCTGGTGCCTGCGGTGTAGCCGCCCTCCTCGTACCGCAGGGTGATGCCGGCCAGGCCGGCCAGGCGCTCGACCGCCTCCGAGAAGGAGAGGTGGTCGATCTTCATGACGAAGTCGAGGGTGTCCCCGCCCGCCTGGCAGCCGAAGCAGTGGTAGAGCCCCTTGCTGGGGCTGACCTGGAAGGACGGGGACTTCTCGTCGTGGAAGGGGCACAGGCCCTTGAGGTTGCCGCCGCCCGCGTTCCGTAGCTGGAGGTACTCGGAGACCACGGCGTCGATCGGGACCGCGTCCCGTACCGCCTTCACGTCGTCGTCGTTGATCCGTCCTGCCACCCGTGAAGTCTACGGCCGGGCGCCGGCAATCCGGTCAGGCCCCCTCGGCCCGCACCAGGGAGTCAAGCGGAATGGATGGGTCCGCCAAGGCTTCGCGGTCGACCGGGGTCTTCGACCTGATCAGGGCCTGGATGTGCTCGGTGACGTCCCACACGTTCACGTTCATCCCGGCCAGGACCCGCCCCTGTGACAGCCAGAAGGCGATGAACTCCCGCTTGCCCACGTCACCGCGGATCAGCACCTGGTCGTAGCCGCCGGCCGGCGCGTACCCCGAGTACTCCAGGCCCACGTCGTACTGGTCCGAGAAGAAGTACGGCACCCGGTCGTAGCCGACCTCCTGGCCCAGCATGGCCCGCGCGGCGGCCGGCC
Protein-coding sequences here:
- a CDS encoding NAD(P)/FAD-dependent oxidoreductase, whose protein sequence is MTSDQRVVVIGGGLAGLRLAQRLGPAAAVTVLGEESHAPYNRVLLAEVLAGRYAPEVTALPAPGPALRRGVRAVRVDRAERVVHCDDGSVAPYETLVLATGSNAVLPPLRGLFAPGGRDLPDGVHAFRTMEDCLALSAAVRPGVRVVVIGGGLLGVSAARALASRGAQVVLAQQGERLMERQLDADASALLHAHLTSLGVEIHTECRVRGLTTSSAPLPGLQRGGGTPRKVTGVDLADGYRMAADIVVLACGVRPRTGLAQAAGLEVRKGIVVDDHLRTGDPRIHAIGDCAEHAGQVYGLAGPALEQADALAATLTGRPTPYTGTRALTRLTLPGAKGSLDLAAFGETTPLPGDDVVRLADATRRTYRKVVLRGDRLVGGVLLGELSTVGALARTWEGEEPPHDLFHLLTDDGGH
- the dnaG gene encoding DNA primase, with the translated sequence MAGRINDDDVKAVRDAVPIDAVVSEYLQLRNAGGGNLKGLCPFHDEKSPSFQVSPSKGLYHCFGCQAGGDTLDFVMKIDHLSFSEAVERLAGLAGITLRYEEGGYTAGTSGRGDRIRLVEAHKAAAQFYVEQLGGPEAEIGRKFLAERGFDQAAAAHFSVGYSPAGWDHLTRFLRGKGFTDKELITSGLAQDSRSGKPIDRFRGRLMWPIRDISGEVVGFGARKLRDDDNGPKYLNTPETAIYKKSQVLYGIDLAKKEIAKTSRAVVVEGYTDVMACHLAGVTTAIATCGTAFGGDHIKILRRLLMDNATAEVIFTFDGDAAGQKAALRAFEDDQKFAAETSITIAPGGMDPCDLRLAQGDAAVAGLVEARTPLFEFALRHIVARHNLENPAGRAAALDEAAPVVANIKNIAIQHESAVQLAGMLGIRDEQFVVKRVAQLARWARERGQGDGPQGGRPGGKPQRGRPSYEDVPAPPAQPAGGPALNLRSPAHRTERELLKLALQRPALVSPAFDAYGMDEFTAPPYAAVRQAILDAGGASLGTEDYLARVREAAPNDTVRALVTELAVEAIHAKTVDEMYAGVQLVQVRLRAVDRRVHEIQGTLSRLGPQAPPEQLAAVQEELWVLQQYGQRLRNRGAEGL
- a CDS encoding ferredoxin reductase family protein gives rise to the protein MRNAVVRVRGGMLGGAGVVVLLWAAQVRPSARPDALFATAAHLSGLLAGYGVLVLVFLMARVPAVEHGVGADRLARWHALGGRYVLLLVFGHGLFALLGYAVHEGIDVVSAASELLGYPALAAAAAGTVLLAAVGVTSARAVRRRVPHETWRGVHLLVHLAVVLAFGHQLAGPDLAAVAWFWALAHTVVAVLLLWYRAVVPVRQALRHALRVADVRGEGPGVVSVVIYGQHLAELRAEPGQFLRWRFLQRGLWHTALPFSLSAPVRGNALRITVKGLGGHSRRVRRLRPGTRVLATGPFGALTAARRTRPKVLLIAGGVGITPMRALFETLPGGPGDITLLYRAGGEEHLVLRAELEAIAAERQAGLHYLLGPSGGAYDPLAPQALAALVPDLAEHDVYLCGPPGMAEATRAALLRAGVPAGRIHAECFSF
- a CDS encoding gamma-glutamylcyclotransferase family protein, with product MTSVERLPDPSDPLPFFVYGTLRPGEVNHDLFLRGRTASEEPAVLPDAALFDGPGYPYAVHRPGAAVVGELITAAPGAYGKLLAALDQLEEYGGPGRPGNVYDRIARPALRPDGTTVRAWVYLAAPLIARDLRESGTEIPGGDWFKRR
- a CDS encoding sulfite exporter TauE/SafE family protein: MPDISTTMIIVLCVAAAAAGWIDAVVGGGGLLLLPALLLGLPNAHPATVLGTNKAVAIVGTAGAAVTYARKAPVNVKLAVRIGLAALAGSMGGAALAGGISKDALRPLIMVVLVIVAGVVIFKPGFGTAPSAAPVSRQRVLLAIGLAGLGIGFYDGLIGPGTGTFLVLALTALLHLDLVTASATAKIVNCCTNAGALAMFAYQGMVLWQLAALMAVFNLAGGMIGAGMALKKGSGFVRGVLLTVVGALVLKLGFEQWG
- a CDS encoding class F sortase, encoding MGGDFGGARNRFPRTPTARHGGLVALAACVGIWLVTSGSREPVGPPLPSPAESLTAAGVVGPGIAPLPGSPPARIRIPSIRVDAPLTGLGLDPRGSLEVPPPDRRDLAGWYRDGTTPGATGTAVIAGHVDDAAGPGVFYHLGALRRGAAIEIPRADGRTAVFTVHAVEVYDAKAFPDTRVYGPSARAELRVITCGGGFSPRTGYRGNVVVFAHLTGTY